TTCCTACCTTCCCCAGTGATTTCACGGAAAGTGCTATTATCTCGGCATCGGCCTCCGAATGAGAGGACCCTATCAGCTCGCATCCTACCTGGAAGACCTCTCTCTCTTTCCCGCTTCCCTTCTCCTCAAACCGGACTACCCGGCCGTTGTAGCAGAGCCTGAGCGGTTCGTTATAGTCCCTTAGCTGGGTGGCTACAATCCTTCCAACCTGGGGGGTTATATCCGGTCTTAGTGCTACTACGTCGCCTGTCGAGGGGTCGACAAACTTTAAAACCTTATCCCTCAGGTCATCGCCCAGCCCGACGGAGATGGTTTCCAAGAATTCAAAAAGAGGGGTTATTACGCTTCTATACCCCCAGCGATAAAACTCTTCCAGGAGAAGTTCTTCGACTTTTTTGATTTCTTCTGCCCTCTCCGGTGGGAAGTCTCTCACCCCTTGGGGCAGACTAAGACGATCAAACATTTAAAGCACAACCTGTGTGACTGATATTATGTTAGGAAGCTCCGATATCTCTCCGATAACCTCATCCGGAACCGGAGAATCCACGTTGATGAATGCTATAGCTCTACCCCCAATGCTCTCCCGTCCGAGGTGGAGACGGGCTATGTTTATTCCTCTTTTTCCGAGAAGTGTGCACATCGAGCCTATCACGCCGGGTTTATCGTAGTTCTCGCCGATGAGCAAATAACCCTGGGGAATAACGTCGAGGGAGAACCCGTTTACCCTGACAAATCGTGGCTCTTCGCGGCCAAATATGGTTCCGGCAACGTGCCTTTCGCCCTCGCTAGTCTTTACCTTTATCGAAATTAAACTGGTAAAATCCTCTGATTTTGAAGACTTGGATTCCACTACCCTTATTCCTCTTTCTCGAGCGATGATAGGGGCGTTTACGTAGCTTACCACTATATCCATTATCGGCGAAAGGAAACCCTTGAGGGCGGCTACGGTGAGCGGGGCAAGGTTGAAGTCGAAGACTTCGCCGCTATATTCGATGTGTATTTCCTCCACACCGCTACGGCAAAGTTGTCCTTGAAAGCTTCCCAGCTTCTCCGAGAGGGTAATGTAGGGTTTCAATATCTTGAGCAGTTCGAGGCTGATCGAGGGCATATTGACTGCGTTTCTCACCACTCCGTTCACAAAGAAGTCGACGATCTGCTCGGCAATGGCTACCGAAACCTTAGTCTGTGCTTCTTCCGTCGATGCGCCTAGATGCGGGGTTAAAACTACATTATTTTCGACGGTGAAAAGGGGGTTTTCCCTTTCCGGCGGCTCCTTCTCGTAGACATCCAGGGCTGCGCCCTCTACTGTTCCGACTTTTAATGCTTCATATAAGTCCTGCTCGTTGACGATCCCACCCCGGGCGCAGTTAATGATGATTACCCCTTTTTTCATGCGGGAGAAGGTTTCTTTAGAAATGAGGTTTTTAGTATCGGAGGTGAGAGGGGTATGAATGGTGATGATATCCGCCTTTTCCACCAGCTCTTCTAATGGCAATAGCTCCACCCCCAATTTTGCCGCAGCATCCGGTGTGAGAAATGGATCGTAGGCGATGACCTTCATTTTAAGACCGATGGCCCTCTCGGCAACGAGCCTTCCGATATTTCCAAGCCCGATAACCCCGAGGGTTTTCCCAAAAATCTCCCTCCCCTTGAATTTTTCCCTCTCCCAGAGCCCGGATTTTAATGAAAGATGCGCCTGGGGGATTCTTCTGGCGAGGGAAAGCATGAGCGCTATCGTATGCTCTGCCGTGGTTACGGCGTTTGCCTCCGGCGTGTTCATCACCACTATCCCTTTTCTGGTGGCCGCCTCTACATCCACGTTATCGACACCGATTCCGGCGCGGCCTATCACCTTCAACCTGTCCCCGGCGGCTTCGATTATGTCAGAAGTAACTTTAGTGCCACTCCTGACCACCAGGGCGTCGTAATCCTTGATAATCTCTTTGATTTCTTCCTTGGATAGCCCCTTTTTGGTGACCACTTCCAATTCCGGTTGGGATCTGAGGAGGTTTAACCCTTCTTCAGACAGACCGTCAGTAATTAATACCCTCAATTCTTTCCTCCGAGAGAAAAACAGGGATGGAATGGAATAAAAATATATTTGAGTCGTAGGTTGTTGTCAATTAGAGCGGTTAGGCATAGGCACGACTTTAGTGTTGGGTGTCCCTTTTCCCTGATTAGCTTGTTTCTGAGGGTTTAATCAGGCAATTGGCTAATTAGGCTTGTTGTAAGGAATGCATATCCTTCGACCGAGTTTATCTTGAGAAGTCGAATGGCTCAGGACAGGCATGCATTCCTAAGGTTGCCCTGTTCAATTTATTCATTAGGGACGACCCGTCGGGTCGCCCCTATCCTCTTCTGAACAGTTGAGCCAAGGCCGGAGAATGTTCATCTAATTGAGAATGAAAGTAGATTTGGTTAACCTTAAGCCTAACCATGAATGAAGAAGTAAAAATGACGTTTATCGAGCATATAGAGGAGTTGAGAAAACGGCTCCTCTGGTCCATTCTGGCCGTGGTTATCGCCTTCATTCCTACCTACTCCTTTTCCGAGAGGCTGTTCGATATCCTCATGCAGCCCATAATCAGAAACCTCCCGGAGGGAAGCACACTAATATTCACCAGGCCGGCGGAGGGGTTTACCACTTATCTAAAGGTTTCCCTGTTTGCGGCGCTGGTTTTAGCTTTTCCGTTTATCCTTTATCAAGCCTGGAAATTTGTAGCCCCGGCACTTTACAAGCATGAAAAGCAGATAGTGATACCTTTTATCTTCTTCGGAACTGTATTCTTTGCACTGGGCGCAGCATTTTGTTATTTCGTTGCCTCACCACCGGCTTTCAAGTTTTTACTTTCCGAGTACTCATCGGAGTATGTGAAGGCCCTTCCTACCATAGGCGATGCCCTTTCCTTTTTCATGGCTCTTATATTTGGGTTCGGTCTGGTATTTGAGTTTCCCCTGGTGGTATTCGTGCTCGCCCGGTTGGGAATAGTGGATTCCCAGATGCTTAGGAGCAAGAGAAGATACGCAATACTCGTATGTGCTATGGCAGCAGCAATAATTACCCCCACCACCGACGTACTTTCCATGATGTTCATGCTCGTACCTCTTCTCATATTCTACGAGGTAGGAATACTGGTGGCATGGGCATTCGGAAAGAAGAGGAAGATCGCAGCCACAGAGGCGGATACCACCGTTTGATGCGTAAATACGGGTTATTTAACCACAACGACACCACAGCGCTAAGAAAGAATATGAGCTTAAAGAGTAGAATCTAGAGTCGAAAGTCAAAAGAAGGGTTTCTTTACTATGACTTTATGTCGTCTCGACTTTGATCAGTACAAGAGTTGGTGTCTTCACGGCAAAAAGGGACAAACACATCCGCAAGGCCCGGAAAGTAAACGTCTTTACTAGGGGATAGACAATACTCTACTTCATAAAACTGTGGTTTTAATCATTCCTCTTCCATTTCTATCCTCAGCCTGGGGTTAAATCCGTGTAAGAGTATTTTTAATTTTTTTTGTAGTTCTTCCGGATTTCCTTTATTGAAGAAAAAAGAGCCGTCATGGAATTTTTTAAGCTGTCTAAAAATCTCGTTAAATTCCTTTGGTCTCTCGGTTGTCCTTTCGTAGCACATATCCTCCCACCATCTTCTCAGTTCTTCTCTGCTCATATTTTCCACGATGATTCGGAATGGCGTATTTAATTCCTGCTCCTTTTCCTTCGTTAATTTTCTTTTTTCTCTCTTTCTGGCGGGCATGTAATGCTCTTCATTAGTTCTCCTTTCCGTCCCCATCGAACCCATCTTTGTGAGTATTATCTCCTTGCGCTTTTCGAGTTCTTCTATTTCCTCTTCCAAGGCACTTATCTCGGAGCTTCCAATACTATGAATCATCTGAAACCCGGAATAAGCAACTTCCCCGTGCTCGGATATATCTAATCCTTCAAGCTCCTTTTCTATCGATACTCTGAGTCCCATCAGGGCCTTGAGGATGGAAAGTATTATTAAGGTGCCAAAGAAGGCAAAAGCCCAAGTGGCTAAAACGGCAATAGCTTGTATTTTAAGCTGACTGGGGTTTCCAAAAAAAAGCCCATCGGCCCCTGCTGCGTTAATGGCCTTCGAGGCAAATAGTCCGGTTGCCAGTGCCCCCCAGGTTCCACCCACCCCATGCACACCGACTACATCCAGTGAGTCGTCGTAGCCCAGCTTGGTCTTCAGGTTGCACGCGGCAGAGCAGAAAATACCTGCACCAAGTCCTATGGCTATGGCAGAGATTGGCCCAACAAACCCCGAAGCCGGCGTGATTGCGACCAGTCCGGCTACCGCTCCGCTGGCAGTGCCCAAGACCGTGGGTTTACCCCTGAATGTCCAGTCCATAAGTGTCCATGAAAGCGCTGCCGCTGCTGTGGCCATATGAGTGGCTACAAAGGCGCTTGTGGCCAGTGCGCCTGACGTCAAGGCACTCCCGGCATTAAACCCAAACCAGCCAACCCAGAGCAGGGCGGCTCCTATGATGCTCAAAGGAAGATTGTGCGGGGGCATAGCTTCCCGCCCATAGCCTATCCGCTTTCCGAAAATGAGGGCAGCGGCAAGAGCGGATACGCCGGAGTTAACGTGAACAACCGTCCCCCCGGCGAAATCCAGGGCTCCCATTTTTCTAAGCCAACCGTTTACTCCCCATACCCAGTGAGCTAGAGGGTCATAGATAAGAGTTGACCAGATAAGAATGAATATTATGAATGTGCTAAACTTTGCTCGCTCGGCAAAGGCACCGGTGATGAGGGCCGCAGTGATGATAGCAAACATCAATTGAAAGACCATATAGGCTTGGTGTGGAATCGTGGCAGCATAATCGGGATAGGGGTCAAGGCCCACTCCCTTCAAGGCAAACCAATCTAGATTCCCGATGATTCCCCACTTATCTGGCCCGAAGGCTAGGCTGTAGCCAATGAGCGCCCATTGAATGCTGACAAGGCCAACGATGATAAAGCTCTGCATGATCGTTCCGAGCGCGTTTTTTGCCCGAACAAGACCACCGTAAAAGAGAAAGAGACCAGGGATGGTCATCAACAACACCAGGGCCGAGCATGTAAGAATCCAAGCGGTGTCGCCTGTGTCAATATTGGATTGTGGATGGGTCTGAGCTAAAGATGGACTGGTAGTTAATAGAGATAAGAATATGGTTATAATTAAAACCGAAGCGGTTAATATTCCTTTTACCCCATCCTAATATCCCTCACCCCGCCTATTTATAGCACTATTTTATCATTTGCGTTATCAAAAATGAAGGGGATAAATACAATCGAAAATTTACCGAGGGCTTGGTATAATAGTTATCAGGTGTATTAGAAGTCAGGGGTGAGGTTTGCTGGGTGAGGATAAATACAACACTTACCACAGCTAAAAAACTAATAGGCTTTGGGGTCATATCATTATACGAAGATTGGTTAAAACAACCTCCAAATCCTGGAAATAAACCTAATAAGGCGTCCACAGCGCATACGAATCTGATTTTGTTCATTCCGATTTCAGTATCCCCATTTGTCCCAAACGGGTAGCACATTCTCGGTGATTTTCATTCGTAAAGACGAGTTTTGTATTCGCTATTCATTTTATCTGTTTCCCATATGAGCGGTAAGTGAGAGGTTGAATGGAAACTTCGTTGGTATGCCCGGCAATAATTTTAGAGGGAGGGATAAAAAAATGATAACCGCGCTTATTGTTGTAGTTTTGATTGTAGGATTTATCGCTGCTGCTCTTGCCATCAGGTTTTACGTCAAGACTCCGCCCAATATGGCCCTTATTCGAACTGGACTCGGGGGGAGGCGTGTTGTTATAGATGGCGGCGTGTTGGTTTTTCCAGTAGTCCAGAATATAAAATGGATTTCACTCGAGACCGTGAAGTTAAAGGTATGGAGAGTGAATAAGGATGGACTAATCACAAAAGATAGGTTTCGAGTGGATGTAGGTGCGGAATTTTACATGAAGGTCGAACCGAGGACGGAGGATATTGAGACCGCATCTAGGAGCTTGGGAGACCGTTCCTTGAATGCGGAAAGTCTCAAGTTGCTCTTGGAAGAGAAGCTGGTTTCGGCTCTTAGAGCGGTTTCTGCGGAGAAGAATCTTGTCGAACTTCACGAGAGCAGAATTGGATTTGCCAGAGAAGTAAAGGAATCTCTTAAAGACACACTCCTTTCGAACGGGCTAACGATCGAAGATGTCTCCATATTTCACCTAGACCAGACAAAGAAAGACCAACTCGACCCCAATAACATATTCGATGCAGAAGGGCTTAAGCAAATCACCGCTCAGACCTCCCAGCGTATGAAAGAGCGCAACGAAATCGAGAAGAACACCGAGGTAGCCATAAAACAGAAGGATGTCGAAGCAATAAAGCTAAAGCTAAAACTGGACCAAGAGAGGGAGTTTGCCTCCTCCGAGCAAATGAAGGAAGTAGAGAACTACAGGACTCTAAAGCGCTCTGAGGCGGAGCAGTTTAAATTCAAGCAGGAGATGTCCGTCAGAGAGGCGGAAATTAGCAAAGATAGGATGATAAGAGAAACGGAGATCGAGAAGGAGAAGTTCTTAATCCACAAAATGCAGGAGAAAGAAAGAGCGGAAATCGATAATGAGCTCGCCATCGAAATTGCCAGGCTTGTCCGAGACATAGGGATTATTCAAAAAGAGAGAGAAAAGGTAGAAGAAGAAAGGGCAAGGCTCGAGTCGGAAGCAGCAAAAAAGCGTTCTATACAGAATGTGCTTACTGTGGAGAGAAAAGCGGAAGTGGAAAGAGAAAGAGAAATTGCCAATATTCACCATACGAAGGAGTTAGAAATAGCTGAACTCAGAGCCAAAGCAATGGAGAGACTTGCTGAAGCCAAGCTTAGAGAGGGGGAACTCGAAGCTCAGGTAAAATACAAGATGAGAGAAGCAGAGAATGTTCTAGATACGAAATTTATACTAAAGGATGTAATTGAGGAATTTATCAAGAATGCGCCGGCAATATGTAGGGAACTCATGGAACCGGCCAGGAACATAGAAAGCATTCGGGTTCTTAATATCAATGGACCGGGCTTGGGGGGCGTGGCTGCTACAGGTGGTGGAGACGGCGATACGGTAAGCAAAGTAATAGGCGCTGTGATTAGCACAGGTGCTATTTTGCCACTTCTTAATGAGTTAATGAGGTTTTACAAAATAGATGGAGATGAAATAGTAAAAAAGGTTATAGAAAAAGTACCCGACCTAAAGGAGGTAATAAAAATAAAGAGCGCCGAAGAAACACATTCGTGACCGATTGCCGAGTTCTTACCCCTAATCTTTTACGGTGAACGGGGGGACAATGAAGTTGCAACGCATCAGCTACTGAGTAGCATTTAAGAAGTTTTTCTGTCCCGAATCGTCACGGATGAAGAGAAACCGATGCAAGATGCAGGATAAAAAATATATCGTGTATCATGTATCATGCATCGTGTATTGTTTCATTCTTGTAAATTGGTGCCAATTTGCGTTAAAGATAGAGGAGGGAAATTTCTGTGCAAAGAAAGGGTCTTATTTCTTCAAGATACGTGGGTGATTTCAAGGAAGGAGATATTTATCATCACGGCGCTATTCAAATCACCCCGATGAGGAATAAAGAATATATAAACAAATTTAAGGACGGATTGATTCTTGGTGCAAATTTTGAGCTGAGCTCACATCTTGGCTACCGGGACCCGGACTACAGGGAGAAGAAAGATAAATACGTGATCGAGGACTCGGCTCTGGTAAGTCAGGGATTCGTGTTTAATGCTGGGTTTGGTCTCAGCGTCCACGACATATCTTTCAACGCTATTGCCAACCTGTCTTACAGCGATTTGAGGTATGGCGTGCCGGTGTTCGAGTGGGACGTTTTATACGGAAGGTCGGAGGTTTTAGGAAGGGAGTTCAGGAAAGACGGGGCGACAAACGGGTCGGTGCAGGTGAAGACCACGATTCACAATCAAAGGGGAGAATGGGTGCTCGAATATGTGAGGCAGGTGCTGGTGCGGGCGGAGGGTGGAAAAACATACCCCAAAGAGAGCACCATAAAGCCCCAGCCCGGTAAGATCGATTTTAACAAAACGGTTCTTCCAAAAATTTATCATGATTTGCCCGAAGAGCTTCTGGGAGAGAATGGAAAAACATTCGAGGACTTTAAAGCAGGTGATGTTTTTCATGGTT
The DNA window shown above is from Thermodesulfobacteriota bacterium and carries:
- the tatC gene encoding twin-arginine translocase subunit TatC; amino-acid sequence: MNEEVKMTFIEHIEELRKRLLWSILAVVIAFIPTYSFSERLFDILMQPIIRNLPEGSTLIFTRPAEGFTTYLKVSLFAALVLAFPFILYQAWKFVAPALYKHEKQIVIPFIFFGTVFFALGAAFCYFVASPPAFKFLLSEYSSEYVKALPTIGDALSFFMALIFGFGLVFEFPLVVFVLARLGIVDSQMLRSKRRYAILVCAMAAAIITPTTDVLSMMFMLVPLLIFYEVGILVAWAFGKKRKIAATEADTTV
- the serA gene encoding phosphoglycerate dehydrogenase; translation: MRVLITDGLSEEGLNLLRSQPELEVVTKKGLSKEEIKEIIKDYDALVVRSGTKVTSDIIEAAGDRLKVIGRAGIGVDNVDVEAATRKGIVVMNTPEANAVTTAEHTIALMLSLARRIPQAHLSLKSGLWEREKFKGREIFGKTLGVIGLGNIGRLVAERAIGLKMKVIAYDPFLTPDAAAKLGVELLPLEELVEKADIITIHTPLTSDTKNLISKETFSRMKKGVIIINCARGGIVNEQDLYEALKVGTVEGAALDVYEKEPPERENPLFTVENNVVLTPHLGASTEEAQTKVSVAIAEQIVDFFVNGVVRNAVNMPSISLELLKILKPYITLSEKLGSFQGQLCRSGVEEIHIEYSGEVFDFNLAPLTVAALKGFLSPIMDIVVSYVNAPIIARERGIRVVESKSSKSEDFTSLISIKVKTSEGERHVAGTIFGREEPRFVRVNGFSLDVIPQGYLLIGENYDKPGVIGSMCTLLGKRGINIARLHLGRESIGGRAIAFINVDSPVPDEVIGEISELPNIISVTQVVL
- a CDS encoding flotillin domain-containing protein, yielding MITALIVVVLIVGFIAAALAIRFYVKTPPNMALIRTGLGGRRVVIDGGVLVFPVVQNIKWISLETVKLKVWRVNKDGLITKDRFRVDVGAEFYMKVEPRTEDIETASRSLGDRSLNAESLKLLLEEKLVSALRAVSAEKNLVELHESRIGFAREVKESLKDTLLSNGLTIEDVSIFHLDQTKKDQLDPNNIFDAEGLKQITAQTSQRMKERNEIEKNTEVAIKQKDVEAIKLKLKLDQEREFASSEQMKEVENYRTLKRSEAEQFKFKQEMSVREAEISKDRMIRETEIEKEKFLIHKMQEKERAEIDNELAIEIARLVRDIGIIQKEREKVEEERARLESEAAKKRSIQNVLTVERKAEVEREREIANIHHTKELEIAELRAKAMERLAEAKLREGELEAQVKYKMREAENVLDTKFILKDVIEEFIKNAPAICRELMEPARNIESIRVLNINGPGLGGVAATGGGDGDTVSKVIGAVISTGAILPLLNELMRFYKIDGDEIVKKVIEKVPDLKEVIKIKSAEETHS